One segment of Xanthomonas oryzae pv. oryzae DNA contains the following:
- the rlmE gene encoding 23S rRNA (uridine(2552)-2'-O)-methyltransferase RlmE, with protein sequence MPSRSKSSQRWLKEHFADPYVKKARAEGMRSRAAYKLEELLQRDRLLKPGMVVVDLGAAPGGWSQQVRKSMGDSGRVVALDILDMPALAGVEFLHGDFREQAVLSQFEAMLGDVPVDLVLSDMAPNKSGMDAVDQPRMMHLAELAMEFADAHLKPGGAFLIKLFQGVGSDDYIRELRRRYEKVTIRKPAASRKRSPEVYALGQGKRVQIK encoded by the coding sequence ATGCCTTCCCGCAGTAAAAGCAGCCAGCGCTGGCTCAAGGAACACTTCGCCGACCCTTACGTGAAGAAGGCCCGGGCCGAGGGCATGCGCTCGCGCGCGGCGTACAAGCTGGAAGAGTTGCTGCAGCGCGACCGCCTGCTCAAACCGGGCATGGTGGTGGTCGATCTGGGCGCGGCCCCGGGCGGCTGGTCGCAGCAGGTGCGCAAGTCCATGGGCGACAGCGGCCGGGTAGTGGCGCTGGATATCCTGGACATGCCGGCCCTGGCGGGCGTGGAGTTCCTTCACGGCGACTTCAGGGAGCAGGCCGTCCTATCGCAGTTCGAAGCGATGCTGGGCGATGTGCCGGTCGACCTTGTTCTGTCCGATATGGCCCCCAATAAGAGTGGCATGGATGCGGTCGACCAACCGCGGATGATGCACCTGGCGGAACTGGCGATGGAATTTGCCGACGCCCACCTCAAACCGGGCGGGGCGTTCCTAATCAAGCTGTTCCAGGGTGTTGGGTCCGACGACTACATTCGTGAGCTTCGCCGCCGCTATGAGAAGGTGACGATTCGCAAGCCGGCGGCCTCGCGCAAGCGCTCCCCGGAAGTTTATGCGCTCGGTCAGGGCAAGCGTGTCCAGATCAAGTAA
- the yhbY gene encoding ribosome assembly RNA-binding protein YhbY, whose protein sequence is MSIVLTSAQNRFLRGQAHDLKALLQTGGKGVTPAFLAELEDVLERHELIKVKVASEDRETRDALIAELIEQTGSALVQRIGHVAILYRPGKEKRQIVLPRG, encoded by the coding sequence ATGTCCATTGTTCTCACCTCCGCCCAGAATCGTTTCCTGCGCGGCCAGGCCCACGATCTCAAAGCCTTGCTGCAGACCGGCGGCAAAGGGGTCACGCCGGCATTTCTGGCCGAACTCGAGGACGTGCTCGAGCGCCACGAATTGATCAAGGTAAAAGTGGCATCGGAGGATCGTGAGACCCGTGATGCGCTGATTGCCGAGCTGATCGAGCAGACCGGCAGTGCGCTGGTGCAGCGCATCGGCCACGTCGCAATTTTGTACCGCCCCGGCAAGGAAAAGCGCCAGATTGTGCTGCCGCGCGGCTGA
- a CDS encoding Mth938-like domain-containing protein — translation MPLSQEHPDYAYALRAADGRHAKVNDQILQQSFILMPDELVERWPVQSLEQLHVSHMDAVLALSPAVILLGTGALQLFPKADVVAACLTRGIGLEAMTNAAAARTYNVLASEGRRVALAMVLPG, via the coding sequence ATGCCTTTAAGTCAGGAACACCCCGATTACGCTTATGCGCTGCGCGCGGCCGATGGCCGTCATGCCAAGGTGAACGATCAAATTCTGCAGCAGAGCTTCATCCTGATGCCGGACGAGCTGGTGGAACGCTGGCCGGTGCAAAGCCTGGAGCAACTCCACGTGAGCCATATGGACGCGGTGCTGGCACTCAGCCCGGCCGTGATCCTGCTCGGCACCGGCGCGCTCCAGCTATTCCCGAAGGCCGATGTAGTGGCAGCCTGCCTGACCCGCGGTATTGGCCTGGAAGCAATGACCAATGCCGCCGCCGCGCGCACCTACAACGTGCTGGCCAGCGAAGGCCGGCGGGTGGCGTTGGCGATGGTGTTGCCTGGCTGA
- a CDS encoding peptidoglycan DD-metalloendopeptidase family protein: protein MSKTQMNSVRKTAVMLAVAIGLTACSSATVVRSPGASGGSSSRPSTAPRPSLPRPGATVTVQRGDTLYAISRRTNITAADLAAWNGLSSPNTIYPGQTLKLYPDGASKPGSSAPVAGSVAPPRPAAPIAAPVSSGFSWRWPADGVVVGTFVTGETTRQGVDIAGASGQAVRAAADGVVVYSGAGLVGYGELIIIKHNDQWLSAYGHNRKRLLNEGQSVKAGQQIAEMGRSGASRDMLHFEIRYNGKPVDPLLYLPKK from the coding sequence ATGAGCAAGACGCAGATGAATTCGGTACGCAAGACAGCAGTCATGCTCGCAGTGGCCATTGGGCTCACCGCCTGCAGCAGCGCCACGGTGGTGCGTTCGCCTGGGGCGAGTGGTGGTTCGTCGTCGCGTCCAAGCACGGCGCCACGCCCGTCGCTGCCACGCCCGGGTGCCACGGTGACCGTCCAGCGCGGCGATACCCTGTATGCGATCTCGCGCCGGACCAATATCACTGCCGCGGACCTGGCAGCCTGGAACGGCCTGTCGTCGCCGAATACCATCTATCCCGGCCAGACCCTCAAGCTGTATCCCGACGGGGCGAGCAAGCCCGGCAGCAGTGCGCCGGTTGCCGGCAGCGTGGCTCCGCCGCGTCCGGCTGCGCCGATCGCCGCACCGGTCAGCAGTGGATTCTCCTGGCGTTGGCCGGCCGATGGCGTGGTCGTCGGCACCTTCGTCACTGGCGAAACCACCAGGCAGGGCGTGGACATCGCCGGTGCCAGCGGCCAGGCCGTGCGCGCGGCCGCTGACGGCGTGGTGGTGTATTCCGGTGCCGGCCTGGTCGGTTACGGCGAGCTGATCATCATCAAGCACAACGACCAGTGGCTATCCGCGTACGGGCACAACCGCAAGCGTTTGCTGAACGAAGGCCAGAGCGTCAAGGCCGGGCAGCAGATTGCAGAAATGGGCCGCAGCGGTGCTTCCCGCGACATGCTGCACTTCGAGATCCGCTACAACGGCAAGCCAGTGGATCCGTTGCTGTATTTGCCCAAGAAATGA
- a CDS encoding YqaA family protein, translating to MKIFGPLYDVAIRWSRHRRAPTLLTGLSFVEGFIFPVPPEVMLAPMSLAEPKRSLWFATLSLLGSVCGALVGYLLGHFAFAALQPLIEWLGWSAKIQQQIETLRTLVADSPWKAFWALVLVGFTPIPLKIFTWASGVVGVPILPFIASMLVGRGKRVYLVAGAIRLGGARAEAALHRWIEPLGWVAMAVLAVGAGWLVWKTTNG from the coding sequence ATGAAGATTTTCGGTCCGTTGTACGACGTGGCCATCCGTTGGTCGCGCCATCGCCGCGCCCCCACGCTGTTGACCGGTCTCAGCTTCGTAGAGGGTTTCATCTTCCCTGTGCCGCCGGAAGTGATGCTGGCACCGATGTCGCTGGCCGAGCCAAAGCGTTCGTTGTGGTTCGCCACCTTGAGTCTGCTGGGATCGGTCTGCGGCGCATTGGTCGGTTATCTACTCGGCCATTTCGCGTTTGCGGCGTTGCAGCCGTTGATCGAGTGGCTGGGCTGGAGCGCGAAGATCCAGCAGCAGATCGAAACGCTGCGCACGCTGGTCGCCGATTCGCCGTGGAAGGCATTCTGGGCGCTGGTCCTGGTGGGTTTCACTCCGATTCCGCTGAAGATCTTCACCTGGGCATCGGGCGTGGTCGGCGTGCCGATCCTGCCGTTCATCGCCAGCATGTTGGTGGGACGCGGCAAGCGCGTGTATCTGGTTGCCGGTGCGATCCGCCTGGGTGGTGCGCGTGCCGAGGCGGCGCTGCATCGCTGGATCGAGCCGCTGGGCTGGGTTGCGATGGCGGTGCTGGCGGTAGGTGCAGGGTGGCTGGTGTGGAAGACAACGAACGGATGA
- a CDS encoding protein-L-isoaspartate(D-aspartate) O-methyltransferase has protein sequence MTPRLRLQPESVGIGMTSQRVRDRLVERLREAGIHDEATLNAMQTVPRHLFIDEALASRAYEDTALPIGHGQTISQPWVVARMTEAVLQVTPTKVLEVGTGSGYQGAILAALGLEVYTVERIGDLLRQARKRFRHLGMNVRSKHDDGRIGWHEHGPYDAIVVTAAAPALVDALVDQLAVGGRLVAPVGGASSQSLVQLTRGADGTIEQQVLAPVTFVPLLSGMLD, from the coding sequence ATGACGCCGAGGCTGCGCCTGCAACCGGAGTCGGTCGGAATCGGCATGACCTCGCAGCGCGTGCGCGACCGCCTGGTCGAACGGCTGCGCGAGGCTGGCATCCACGACGAGGCGACGCTCAACGCGATGCAGACCGTGCCGCGGCACTTGTTCATCGATGAAGCGCTGGCCTCGCGCGCGTACGAAGACACCGCGCTGCCGATCGGCCACGGCCAGACCATCTCGCAGCCATGGGTGGTGGCGCGCATGACCGAGGCAGTGCTGCAAGTGACGCCGACCAAGGTGCTCGAAGTGGGCACCGGCTCCGGCTACCAGGGCGCGATTCTGGCGGCGCTGGGGCTGGAGGTGTACACCGTCGAGCGCATTGGCGATCTGTTACGGCAAGCGCGCAAGCGCTTTCGGCATCTGGGCATGAACGTGCGCAGCAAGCACGACGACGGCCGTATCGGCTGGCACGAGCACGGCCCCTATGACGCCATCGTGGTGACCGCCGCCGCACCGGCGCTGGTCGATGCGCTGGTCGATCAGCTGGCGGTCGGTGGACGCCTGGTCGCTCCGGTCGGCGGCGCTTCCTCGCAATCGCTGGTGCAACTCACACGCGGCGCCGATGGCACCATCGAACAACAGGTTCTGGCGCCGGTCACGTTCGTCCCGCTGTTGTCGGGCATGCTGGATTGA
- the surE gene encoding 5'/3'-nucleotidase SurE: MRVLVSNDDGVDAPGIQILAEALRHGGHEVMVVAPDRDRSGASNSLTLDVPIRTRRIDAQTCAVAGTPTDCVHLALTGMLDCDPDIVVSGINNSANLGDDVIYSGTVSAAMEGRFLGLPAVAVSLVTHNHQAHHYDTAARAAVEIVARLKADPLPADTILNVNVPDLAWSDVLGFEVTRLGNRHRSEPCVPQRDPRGRTVYWIGPAGPEQDAGAGTDFHAVRTGHISITPIHVDLTRYQALETVAGWVGGLTAALDGPA, encoded by the coding sequence ATGCGCGTACTGGTTAGCAACGACGACGGTGTCGACGCCCCCGGCATCCAGATATTGGCCGAGGCGCTGCGCCATGGCGGTCATGAAGTGATGGTCGTCGCGCCCGACCGCGACCGCTCCGGCGCCAGCAACTCGCTGACGCTGGACGTGCCGATCCGCACCCGCCGCATCGACGCGCAGACCTGCGCCGTGGCCGGTACACCGACCGACTGCGTGCATCTGGCACTCACCGGCATGCTTGATTGCGACCCTGACATCGTGGTCTCCGGCATCAACAACTCGGCCAATCTGGGCGACGACGTGATCTATTCGGGCACCGTGTCTGCCGCAATGGAGGGCCGCTTCCTGGGCCTGCCGGCGGTAGCGGTGTCGTTGGTCACGCACAATCACCAAGCGCATCACTACGACACCGCTGCGCGCGCTGCGGTGGAAATTGTGGCACGTCTCAAGGCCGACCCATTGCCCGCCGACACCATTCTCAACGTCAACGTGCCGGATCTGGCGTGGTCGGATGTGCTCGGTTTCGAAGTGACTCGGCTCGGCAATCGCCATCGTTCCGAACCATGCGTGCCGCAGCGTGACCCGCGCGGCCGCACCGTGTACTGGATCGGCCCGGCCGGGCCGGAGCAGGATGCGGGTGCCGGCACCGATTTCCACGCCGTGCGCACCGGGCATATCTCGATTACCCCGATTCACGTCGATCTCACTCGCTACCAGGCGCTGGAGACTGTCGCCGGCTGGGTGGGCGGGCTGACCGCAGCGCTGGACGGCCCGGCATGA
- a CDS encoding Smr/MutS family protein, translated as MSHPEDEDDGALFRAAIGAVKPIREVAPPANAKPRPKPRARMAERDDAEALGEFARLLRDSAPLEAGDTASYRRENLPSRLFQRLKRGQFSVQDELDLHGATAAQAESLLRQFLLEAHAHEHGCVRIIHGKGLQSDNGAPVLKNLMDRLLRQRNDVLAFHSAPPTQGGTGALLVLLARR; from the coding sequence ATGTCGCATCCTGAAGACGAAGACGACGGCGCGTTGTTCCGCGCAGCGATCGGCGCGGTCAAGCCGATTCGTGAAGTCGCCCCACCGGCCAACGCCAAGCCGCGCCCCAAGCCGCGTGCGCGCATGGCCGAGCGCGATGACGCCGAAGCGCTCGGCGAATTTGCGCGCCTGTTACGCGACAGCGCGCCGCTGGAAGCGGGCGATACCGCCAGCTATCGGCGCGAGAATCTTCCCAGCCGATTGTTTCAGCGACTCAAGCGCGGGCAATTTTCGGTGCAGGACGAACTGGATCTGCACGGCGCCACCGCCGCTCAGGCCGAATCGCTGTTGCGCCAGTTTCTGCTGGAGGCGCATGCGCACGAGCATGGGTGCGTGCGCATCATCCACGGCAAGGGCCTGCAGTCCGACAACGGTGCGCCCGTGCTGAAAAACCTGATGGACCGGCTGCTGCGTCAACGCAACGATGTGCTGGCGTTTCATTCGGCGCCGCCCACGCAGGGCGGCACCGGGGCGCTGCTGGTGTTGCTGGCACGGCGGTAG
- the truD gene encoding tRNA pseudouridine(13) synthase TruD: MSETSLLPRAHGAAVLSAAMRSTPDDFQVDELPAFEPSGEGEHLLLTVCKRGQNTAYIAKKLAHWAGIAEMGVGYAGLKDRHAVTTQRFSVHLPKRIAPDIAALDDAQMQVIDSTWHNRKLQRGALHGNGFVLTLRQVHGERDAVEERLQAIAARGIPNWFGEQRFGRDGGNVAAALVMFGYVQAADGTLAPAPTSRRRLRNDQRSMLLSAARSALFNRVLTARVEQDSWDSALEGEAWMLDGSRSVFGPEPWSDALAERLACFDIHPSGPLWGAGALRSTDQAAAVEQGALSDPQSEALRQGLEAAGLKQERRALRLRPQGLDYRWLEAQTLQLEFALPPGCYATAVLWELGEVTDAGRFDAGVRSDE, encoded by the coding sequence ATGAGCGAGACCTCTCTGCTGCCACGTGCACATGGCGCTGCCGTGCTCAGCGCGGCGATGCGCAGCACGCCGGACGACTTTCAGGTCGACGAACTGCCGGCGTTCGAGCCTTCTGGCGAAGGTGAGCATTTGCTGCTCACCGTGTGCAAGCGTGGCCAGAACACCGCCTACATCGCCAAGAAGCTCGCGCACTGGGCGGGCATCGCCGAGATGGGCGTCGGCTATGCTGGCCTGAAAGATCGCCACGCCGTGACCACCCAGCGCTTCAGCGTGCATCTGCCCAAGCGCATCGCGCCGGATATCGCAGCGCTGGATGATGCGCAGATGCAGGTGATCGATAGCACCTGGCACAACCGCAAGCTGCAACGCGGTGCGCTGCACGGGAACGGTTTTGTGTTGACGCTGCGCCAGGTACACGGCGAGCGCGATGCAGTCGAGGAACGGTTGCAGGCGATTGCTGCGCGCGGCATCCCCAACTGGTTCGGCGAACAACGCTTCGGTCGCGATGGCGGCAACGTGGCGGCTGCGTTGGTGATGTTCGGCTATGTGCAGGCTGCCGATGGAACACTGGCGCCGGCACCAACCTCCAGGCGGCGGCTGCGCAACGATCAGCGCTCGATGCTGCTGTCGGCGGCGCGCTCGGCCTTGTTCAATCGCGTCCTCACCGCACGTGTGGAGCAGGACAGTTGGGACAGTGCGCTGGAAGGCGAGGCGTGGATGCTGGATGGCTCGCGCAGCGTCTTCGGCCCGGAGCCGTGGAGCGATGCGCTGGCAGAGCGGCTGGCGTGTTTCGATATCCACCCCAGCGGCCCGTTGTGGGGCGCGGGCGCGTTGCGCTCGACCGATCAGGCGGCAGCAGTGGAGCAGGGCGCCTTGTCCGATCCGCAATCCGAAGCGCTGCGCCAGGGTCTGGAAGCAGCGGGATTGAAGCAGGAGCGCCGCGCGCTGCGCTTGCGTCCGCAAGGTCTGGACTATCGATGGCTGGAGGCGCAGACCCTGCAACTGGAGTTCGCGCTGCCGCCTGGCTGTTATGCCACTGCGGTGCTGTGGGAATTGGGTGAGGTCACCGACGCAGGCCGTTTCGACGCCGGTGTGCGCTCTGACGAGTGA
- the ispF gene encoding 2-C-methyl-D-erythritol 2,4-cyclodiphosphate synthase gives MSFNFRIGQGYDVHAFGPGEHVMLGGVRVAHSHGVLAHSDGDVVLHALCDAMLGALALGDIGRHFPPSDERWKDADSAQFLQHCDGLLRERGWRVGNADITVICERPKVGPHAVAMRERIAGLLAIELDAVSVKATTSEQLGFTGRGEGIAAQAAVLLGRIAA, from the coding sequence ATGTCCTTCAATTTCCGAATCGGCCAAGGCTACGACGTGCATGCGTTCGGCCCTGGCGAGCACGTGATGCTTGGCGGCGTGCGCGTGGCGCACAGTCACGGCGTACTTGCGCATAGCGACGGCGATGTGGTGTTGCACGCACTGTGCGATGCGATGCTGGGTGCGTTGGCGCTGGGCGACATCGGCCGGCATTTTCCGCCGTCCGACGAACGCTGGAAGGATGCCGACAGCGCGCAGTTTCTGCAGCATTGCGATGGCTTGCTGCGCGAGCGCGGCTGGCGCGTCGGCAATGCCGACATCACCGTGATCTGCGAGCGCCCCAAGGTCGGACCGCATGCGGTGGCCATGCGCGAGCGCATCGCCGGCCTGTTGGCGATCGAACTCGATGCGGTCAGCGTCAAGGCCACCACCAGCGAACAATTGGGCTTCACCGGCCGCGGCGAAGGCATCGCTGCACAGGCTGCAGTGCTGCTGGGCAGGATCGCTGCATAA
- the ispD gene encoding 2-C-methyl-D-erythritol 4-phosphate cytidylyltransferase yields MTGSIWAGSIWAIVPAAGRGTRFGGPLPKQYLQAGGQPLMAYTLMALAAHPALAGIVVAIAPDDADWPGWTAVQSKPVLTCLGGATRAASVLAGVLALPESVRADDFVLVHDAARPNLALADLDRLLEIGRGDPVGAILAAPVRDTLKRAGDDGGIDGTEPRERLWRALTPQLFRRHQLIRGLTEASAAGVDVTDEAMAMERMGLRPLLVEGAEDNFKVTTPADLARFEFELARRGIAVDADALEAPAVNAQSNARNVATQLATVSYGNDAT; encoded by the coding sequence ATGACCGGTTCGATCTGGGCCGGCTCCATTTGGGCAATCGTGCCGGCTGCGGGGCGCGGCACGCGTTTTGGTGGGCCGCTTCCCAAGCAATATCTGCAGGCCGGCGGCCAGCCCTTGATGGCGTACACGCTGATGGCGCTGGCGGCGCATCCGGCGCTGGCCGGCATCGTGGTGGCGATCGCCCCCGACGATGCCGATTGGCCGGGCTGGACTGCCGTGCAGTCCAAACCCGTGCTCACCTGCCTGGGGGGCGCGACGCGTGCAGCCTCGGTGCTGGCTGGTGTGCTGGCCTTGCCCGAAAGCGTACGCGCCGACGATTTCGTGCTGGTGCACGATGCCGCGCGGCCGAATCTGGCCCTGGCCGATCTGGACCGCCTGCTGGAAATCGGTCGCGGCGACCCGGTGGGCGCGATCCTGGCCGCACCGGTACGCGACACGCTCAAACGTGCCGGCGACGATGGCGGCATCGACGGCACCGAACCACGCGAACGTCTGTGGCGCGCACTCACGCCGCAGTTGTTTCGGCGCCATCAATTGATCCGTGGCCTCACCGAGGCCTCGGCTGCCGGTGTGGACGTCACCGATGAGGCGATGGCGATGGAGCGGATGGGGCTGCGCCCATTGCTGGTGGAAGGCGCCGAAGACAACTTCAAGGTGACCACGCCGGCGGATCTGGCGCGCTTCGAATTCGAATTGGCGCGCCGCGGCATTGCGGTCGATGCCGATGCGCTTGAGGCGCCGGCCGTCAATGCGCAGAGCAACGCGCGCAACGTGGCAACGCAGCTCGCTACAGTCAGCTACGGTAACGACGCCACTTAG
- the ftsB gene encoding cell division protein FtsB, with translation MRNWRWLLLVLAVLLAWLQYRFWFGPGNSGEVMMLEAQVAHQTQDNEGLRQRNQALAAEVKDLKDGEAAIEERARSELGMIKPGETFYRVVEDAPLPAPASPETAAPAQQAPASTDPVDHP, from the coding sequence GTGCGCAACTGGCGCTGGCTACTGCTGGTGCTGGCGGTATTGCTGGCTTGGCTGCAGTACCGATTCTGGTTCGGGCCTGGGAATTCCGGCGAAGTCATGATGCTGGAAGCCCAGGTCGCGCATCAGACACAGGACAACGAGGGGCTGCGCCAACGCAACCAGGCGTTGGCCGCAGAGGTGAAGGACTTGAAGGATGGCGAGGCGGCAATCGAAGAGCGTGCACGCAGTGAGCTGGGCATGATCAAGCCGGGCGAAACGTTCTATCGCGTGGTCGAAGATGCGCCGTTGCCGGCACCTGCATCGCCTGAAACGGCGGCCCCCGCACAGCAGGCGCCTGCCTCCACCGATCCGGTGGACCACCCATGA
- the eno gene encoding phosphopyruvate hydratase, with protein MTTIAKILAREILDSRGNPTLEAEVTLDDGSFGRAAVPSGASTGTKEAVELRDGDKTRYLGKGVRHAVDNVNGTIAETLKNFDAADQQGLDRRLIDLDGTENKGRLGANALLGVSLAAAHAVAASRKQPLWQYLSTITESDVALPVPMMNIINGGAHADNNVDFQEFMVLPVGCSSFSEALRAGTEIFYSLKSVLKGHGLSTAVGDEGGFAPDFRSNVEALDTILEAIGKAGYTAGEDILLGLDVASSEFYDNGKYNLVGENKRLTSEQFVDFLADWVAQYPIISIEDGLAEDDWAGWKLLTDRVGKHVQLVGDDLFVTNPKIFKQGIDSGTANAILIKVNQIGTLTETLEAIAMAHAANYASIVSHRSGETEDTTIADIAVATTATQIKTGSLCRSDRVAKYNQLLRIEQALGSDARYAGRDAFVSIKR; from the coding sequence ATGACCACTATCGCCAAGATCCTCGCCCGCGAAATCCTCGACTCCCGCGGCAATCCCACGCTGGAGGCCGAAGTCACCCTGGACGACGGCTCGTTCGGTCGCGCGGCCGTGCCCTCGGGCGCTTCGACCGGCACCAAGGAAGCGGTCGAGCTGCGCGATGGCGACAAGACCCGCTATCTGGGCAAGGGCGTGCGTCACGCAGTGGACAACGTCAACGGCACCATCGCCGAGACGCTGAAGAACTTCGACGCCGCCGACCAGCAGGGGCTGGACCGTCGTCTGATCGATCTGGACGGCACCGAGAACAAGGGCCGCCTGGGTGCCAACGCGCTGCTGGGTGTGTCGCTGGCCGCAGCGCATGCCGTGGCCGCCTCGCGGAAGCAGCCGCTGTGGCAGTACCTGTCCACCATCACCGAATCGGATGTGGCGCTGCCGGTGCCGATGATGAACATCATCAACGGCGGCGCGCATGCCGACAACAACGTCGACTTCCAGGAGTTCATGGTGCTGCCGGTCGGTTGCAGCTCGTTCTCCGAAGCGCTGCGCGCCGGCACCGAAATCTTCTATTCGCTCAAGTCGGTCCTCAAGGGCCACGGCCTGAGCACGGCGGTGGGCGATGAAGGCGGGTTTGCGCCGGACTTCCGCAGCAACGTCGAAGCGCTGGACACGATTCTCGAGGCGATCGGCAAGGCCGGCTACACCGCCGGCGAAGACATCCTGCTGGGCCTGGACGTGGCCTCTTCGGAGTTCTACGACAACGGCAAGTACAACCTGGTCGGCGAGAACAAGCGCCTGACCAGCGAGCAGTTCGTCGACTTCCTGGCCGACTGGGTCGCGCAGTACCCGATCATCAGCATCGAGGACGGCCTGGCCGAAGACGACTGGGCCGGCTGGAAGCTGTTGACCGACCGCGTCGGCAAGCATGTGCAGCTTGTGGGCGACGATCTGTTCGTCACCAACCCGAAGATCTTCAAGCAGGGCATCGACTCGGGCACCGCCAATGCGATCCTGATCAAGGTCAACCAGATCGGCACGCTGACCGAAACGCTGGAAGCCATCGCCATGGCACACGCGGCCAATTACGCCTCGATTGTCTCGCACCGGTCGGGCGAAACCGAAGACACCACCATCGCCGACATCGCCGTGGCCACCACCGCCACGCAGATCAAGACCGGCTCGCTGTGCCGCAGCGACCGCGTCGCCAAGTACAACCAGTTGCTGCGCATCGAGCAGGCGCTGGGCTCCGACGCGCGTTACGCCGGTCGCGACGCGTTCGTTTCGATCAAGCGATAA
- the kdsA gene encoding 3-deoxy-8-phosphooctulonate synthase has protein sequence MKLCGFEVGLDQPLFLIAGPCVIESMQLQLDVAGKLKEITGKLGVNFIFKSSFDKANRTSGTSFRGPGLEEGLKVLDAVKRQIGVPVLTDVHEYTPMNEVAAVVDVLQTPAFLVRQTDFIKNVCAAGKPVNIKKGQFLAPWDMKPVVDKAKSTGNAQIMVCERGASFGYNNLVSDMRSLSVMRDTGCPVVFDATHSVQLPGGQGSSSGGQREFVPVLARAAVAVGISGLFAETHPDPSKALSDGPNAWPLDRMEELLETLMELDAVTKKHGFARFA, from the coding sequence ATGAAACTGTGTGGCTTTGAAGTTGGCCTGGATCAGCCGTTGTTCCTGATCGCCGGCCCCTGCGTGATCGAGTCGATGCAGCTGCAGCTCGACGTGGCCGGCAAGCTCAAGGAGATCACCGGCAAGCTCGGTGTCAACTTCATCTTCAAGTCGAGTTTCGACAAGGCCAACCGCACCTCCGGCACCAGCTTCCGTGGCCCGGGCCTGGAAGAAGGCCTCAAGGTGCTGGATGCGGTGAAGCGGCAGATCGGCGTGCCGGTACTCACCGACGTGCACGAATACACCCCGATGAACGAGGTCGCGGCCGTCGTCGACGTGTTGCAGACCCCTGCCTTCCTGGTGCGGCAGACCGATTTCATCAAGAACGTCTGCGCCGCCGGCAAGCCGGTCAACATCAAGAAGGGGCAGTTCCTGGCGCCTTGGGACATGAAGCCGGTGGTGGACAAGGCCAAGTCCACCGGCAACGCGCAGATCATGGTCTGCGAGCGTGGCGCCTCGTTCGGCTACAACAATCTGGTCAGCGACATGCGCTCGCTGAGCGTGATGCGCGACACCGGCTGTCCGGTGGTGTTTGATGCGACCCATTCGGTGCAGTTGCCGGGCGGGCAGGGCAGCAGCTCTGGCGGCCAGCGCGAGTTCGTGCCGGTGCTGGCGCGCGCTGCGGTGGCGGTCGGTATTTCGGGTCTGTTTGCCGAAACCCACCCGGATCCATCCAAGGCGCTGTCCGATGGCCCCAACGCGTGGCCGCTGGATCGCATGGAAGAACTGCTCGAAACCCTGATGGAACTGGATGCCGTCACCAAGAAACACGGGTTCGCGCGCTTCGCATGA